The following coding sequences lie in one Corynebacterium humireducens NBRC 106098 = DSM 45392 genomic window:
- the glnA gene encoding type I glutamate--ammonia ligase produces MAFNTIEEVVKYIKDENVEFVDVRFTDVPGTEHHFTIPASMFDEEAAEEGLAFDGSSIRGFTTIDESDMNLLPDLKTAKLDPFREAKTLNIKFFVHDPFTREPFSRDPRNVARKAEEYLASTGIADTCFFGAEAEFYLFDTVRFETSTNGGFYEVDSDEGWWNRGKEERLDGRRNLGYTNRVKGGYFPVAPYDQTVDIRDSMVRHLQNADFHIERFHKEVGTGGQQEINYRFNTLLHAADDLQTFKYIIKNTAFNAGKTATFMPKPIAGDNGSGMHAHQSLWKDGEPLFHDESGYAGLSDMARYYIGGILHHAGAVLAFTNPTLNSYHRLVKGFEAPINLVYSQRNRSAAIRIPITGSNPKAKRIEFRAPDPSGNPYLGFAAMMLAGLDGIKNRIEPMAPVDKDLYELPPEEAAAIPQAPTSLEASLAALQEDNDFLTEGDVFTEDLIEAYIQLKYDNEITPARLRPTPLEFELYYDC; encoded by the coding sequence GTGGCCTTCAACACGATCGAAGAAGTCGTCAAGTACATCAAGGATGAAAACGTCGAGTTCGTCGACGTCCGCTTCACGGACGTCCCGGGCACCGAGCACCACTTCACCATCCCCGCCTCGATGTTCGACGAGGAGGCGGCGGAGGAAGGCCTCGCCTTCGACGGCTCCTCCATCCGCGGCTTCACCACGATCGACGAGTCCGACATGAACCTCCTGCCGGACCTCAAGACCGCCAAGCTCGACCCCTTCCGCGAGGCCAAGACGCTGAACATCAAGTTCTTCGTCCACGACCCCTTCACCCGCGAGCCCTTCTCCCGCGACCCCCGCAACGTCGCCCGCAAGGCCGAGGAGTACCTCGCCTCCACCGGCATCGCCGACACCTGCTTCTTCGGCGCCGAGGCCGAGTTCTACCTCTTCGACACCGTCCGGTTCGAGACCTCCACCAACGGCGGCTTCTACGAGGTCGACTCCGACGAGGGCTGGTGGAACCGCGGCAAGGAGGAGCGTCTCGACGGCCGCCGCAACCTCGGCTACACCAACCGCGTCAAGGGCGGATACTTCCCGGTCGCCCCCTACGACCAGACCGTGGACATCCGTGACTCCATGGTGCGCCACCTGCAGAACGCCGACTTCCACATCGAGCGCTTCCACAAGGAGGTGGGCACGGGCGGCCAGCAGGAGATCAACTACCGCTTCAACACCCTGCTCCACGCCGCCGATGATCTGCAGACCTTCAAGTACATCATCAAGAACACCGCCTTCAACGCCGGCAAGACGGCCACGTTCATGCCCAAGCCCATCGCCGGCGACAACGGTTCCGGCATGCACGCCCACCAGTCGCTGTGGAAGGACGGCGAGCCGCTCTTCCACGACGAGTCCGGCTACGCCGGCCTGTCCGACATGGCCCGCTACTACATCGGCGGCATCCTCCACCACGCCGGCGCCGTCCTGGCCTTCACCAACCCGACGCTGAACTCCTACCACCGCCTGGTCAAGGGCTTCGAGGCACCGATCAACCTGGTGTACTCCCAGCGCAACCGCTCCGCCGCGATCCGCATCCCGATCACCGGCTCCAACCCGAAGGCCAAGCGCATCGAGTTCCGCGCCCCGGACCCGTCCGGCAACCCGTACCTCGGCTTCGCCGCGATGATGCTCGCCGGCCTCGACGGCATCAAGAACCGCATCGAGCCGATGGCCCCGGTGGACAAGGACCTCTACGAGCTCCCGCCGGAGGAGGCCGCCGCCATCCCGCAGGCCCCGACCTCCCTCGAGGCCTCCCTGGCCGCCCTGCAGGAGGACAACGACTTCCTCACCGAGGGTGACGTGTTCACCGAGGACCTCATCGAGGCCTACATCCAGCTCAAGTACGACAACGAGATCACCCCGGCCCGTCTGCGCCCGACGCCGCTGGAGTTCGAGCTGTACTACGACTGCTGA
- a CDS encoding SRPBCC family protein, whose protein sequence is MKTRTIALTLTTLLTATALSGLLLPYRVEHSAVATADADTAWDVIADLGNHPTWNPYTAELRGEPVVGSRLFNRTHSGGTELTFEPVVLVATPGSQLRWRGSLGVRWIADGEHYYRIDPGPTPGQVTITQGEVFRGILVTPLRPWFNLEEEFAVSTAALAKHIQARHG, encoded by the coding sequence ATGAAAACCCGCACCATCGCACTCACCCTCACCACCCTCCTGACCGCCACCGCCCTGAGCGGACTGCTCCTCCCCTACCGCGTCGAGCACAGTGCCGTCGCCACCGCCGACGCGGACACCGCCTGGGACGTCATCGCCGACCTGGGGAACCACCCCACCTGGAACCCGTACACGGCGGAACTGCGGGGTGAACCGGTCGTCGGCAGCCGTCTGTTCAACCGCACCCACTCCGGGGGCACTGAACTCACCTTCGAGCCGGTGGTGCTCGTCGCCACCCCCGGCAGCCAGTTGCGCTGGCGGGGCAGTCTGGGCGTCCGGTGGATCGCCGACGGCGAGCACTACTACCGCATCGACCCCGGCCCGACACCCGGACAGGTGACGATCACCCAGGGGGAGGTGTTCCGCGGCATCCTGGTCACGCCGCTGCGCCCCTGGTTCAACCTCGAGGAGGAGTTTGCGGTGAGCACCGCCGCGCTCGCGAAACACATCCAGGCCCGACACGGGTAG
- a CDS encoding TetR/AcrR family transcriptional regulator, with translation MRPEIPPLRPRTAEIVQVARNLLEELGWEALTMRLLAERVGMRAPSLYNHAANKDELRTFILTESFLAMGDACWQAVATERSPASLARAYREQARTFPHHYRLATSGPLDREALPEGLEEWAGTPFRLVTDSPTTAQALFASFHGLAILEVDGRFPEGTDIDRLWERTAELYSA, from the coding sequence ATGCGTCCTGAAATCCCGCCCCTGCGCCCCCGCACAGCCGAGATCGTCCAGGTCGCCCGCAACCTGCTCGAGGAACTGGGCTGGGAGGCGCTGACCATGCGCCTGCTGGCCGAGAGGGTCGGCATGCGCGCCCCCTCGCTGTACAACCACGCGGCGAACAAGGACGAACTGCGCACGTTCATCCTCACCGAGTCGTTCCTGGCGATGGGCGACGCCTGCTGGCAGGCGGTGGCCACCGAGAGGTCCCCCGCCAGCCTGGCCCGCGCCTACCGCGAACAGGCGAGGACCTTCCCCCACCACTACCGGCTGGCCACCTCCGGACCACTCGACCGGGAGGCGCTCCCGGAGGGGCTGGAGGAGTGGGCCGGCACCCCCTTCAGACTGGTCACCGACTCCCCCACGACGGCACAGGCCCTGTTCGCCTCCTTCCACGGGCTGGCGATCCTCGAGGTGGACGGGCGGTTCCCGGAGGGGACGGACATCGACAGACTCTGGGAACGCACCGCCGAACTCTACTCGGCGTAG
- a CDS encoding NADPH-dependent FMN reductase, producing MKIAVFVGSIREGRSGLRIGQWAIEQLEARNDGHTYELVDILEQDLNPNTAIPPRMVENGAYADPKTLAWAELIGGYDAYIFVTPEYNASVPGPMKDAYDLLYAEWTGKPISFIGYGSDAARTAISHWNDIVTRVGMIVTPAQVEFTFQEHFPDFVFTPGESGAAMLANVADELLDAADRVAVEVDA from the coding sequence ATGAAGATCGCCGTGTTCGTCGGTTCCATCCGTGAGGGCCGCTCCGGCCTCCGCATCGGCCAGTGGGCCATCGAGCAGCTGGAGGCCCGCAACGACGGCCACACCTACGAGCTCGTCGACATCCTCGAGCAGGATCTCAACCCGAACACCGCCATCCCGCCGCGCATGGTCGAGAACGGCGCCTACGCGGACCCGAAGACCCTGGCCTGGGCCGAGCTCATCGGCGGCTACGACGCCTACATCTTCGTCACCCCGGAGTACAACGCCTCTGTACCGGGCCCGATGAAGGACGCCTACGACCTGCTCTACGCCGAGTGGACCGGCAAGCCGATCAGCTTCATCGGCTACGGCTCCGACGCCGCCCGCACCGCCATCTCCCACTGGAACGACATCGTCACCCGCGTGGGCATGATCGTCACCCCGGCGCAGGTGGAGTTCACCTTCCAGGAGCACTTCCCGGACTTCGTGTTCACCCCGGGTGAGAGCGGCGCCGCCATGCTCGCCAACGTCGCCGACGAGCTTCTCGACGCCGCCGACCGCGTCGCCGTCGAGGTCGACGCCTAG
- a CDS encoding DUF1206 domain-containing protein, whose amino-acid sequence MDPRSATDSARHHADRAHRHPAVKMMARGGYVVLGVLHILIGWIAVRIATGSGGGEASNSGALATIAQAPGGQLLLWVAVAALAALALWRLTQLFTEEELKDRAKGGVLAGVFASLSFTTATFAAGGSTSDGDTATDVTARTLAQPWGAALVIITGLVVLGVGLFSIHRGATKGFKEDLEAGAGAGNVGSAIVGAGMVGYIARGIAFAILGVLIVIAGWRSDPEQAAGLDAALRTLGEQPFGAVLLIIIGVGLALYGLYSIARARYIRM is encoded by the coding sequence ATGGATCCACGCAGCGCCACCGACAGCGCGCGCCATCACGCCGACCGCGCCCACCGACACCCCGCCGTGAAGATGATGGCCCGGGGCGGCTACGTCGTCCTGGGTGTCCTGCACATCCTCATCGGCTGGATCGCCGTCCGGATCGCCACGGGCTCCGGCGGCGGGGAGGCCTCGAACTCCGGGGCCCTGGCCACCATCGCGCAGGCTCCGGGAGGACAGCTCCTCCTGTGGGTCGCGGTGGCCGCCCTCGCCGCCCTCGCCCTGTGGCGGCTGACCCAGCTGTTCACCGAGGAGGAGCTGAAGGACAGGGCCAAGGGCGGCGTCCTCGCCGGCGTGTTCGCCTCCCTGTCCTTCACCACCGCCACCTTCGCCGCCGGGGGCAGCACCTCCGACGGCGACACCGCCACCGACGTCACCGCCCGGACCCTCGCCCAACCCTGGGGCGCGGCGCTGGTGATCATCACCGGCCTGGTCGTCCTCGGCGTGGGCCTGTTCAGCATCCACCGCGGCGCGACCAAGGGCTTCAAGGAGGACCTCGAGGCCGGGGCCGGCGCCGGCAACGTCGGCTCCGCCATCGTCGGGGCAGGCATGGTCGGCTACATCGCCCGCGGCATCGCCTTCGCGATCCTGGGCGTCCTCATCGTCATCGCCGGCTGGCGGTCCGACCCGGAGCAGGCCGCGGGTCTCGACGCCGCGCTGCGCACCCTCGGCGAACAGCCCTTCGGCGCGGTCCTGCTTATCATCATCGGCGTCGGACTGGCCCTCTACGGCCTCTACTCCATCGCCCGCGCCCGCTACATCAGGATGTAG
- a CDS encoding metal ABC transporter ATP-binding protein: protein MTGDLAVGTGLQLGYERVVAVRPSDVSIPLGRLTAIIGPNGSGKSTLLHAIGGLIEPQAGTLRVAYPRERISYVMQSVSFPEGVPLSVREVVRMGRYPTTGWFGRFRGADRRRVDEVMERLNVTDLGRRHLEELSGGQRQRVYVAQGMAQDHDVLLLDEPLTGLDIVSARIIDDIIHDETDNGRTVVLTTHDLAEARAADHVVLMSGRVVASGPPEEVLTEAHLRDAYNLGELHDHGGLFIDSPHEEC, encoded by the coding sequence ATGACGGGGGATCTCGCCGTCGGCACCGGCCTGCAGCTCGGCTACGAGCGTGTCGTCGCCGTCCGTCCCTCGGACGTGAGCATCCCGCTGGGTCGGCTCACAGCGATCATCGGCCCGAACGGTTCGGGCAAGTCCACGCTCCTGCACGCCATCGGCGGTCTCATCGAACCGCAGGCGGGCACCCTGCGCGTGGCCTACCCGCGGGAGCGGATCAGCTACGTCATGCAGTCGGTGTCCTTCCCGGAGGGCGTGCCGCTGTCCGTGCGGGAGGTGGTGCGCATGGGCCGCTACCCGACGACCGGCTGGTTCGGCCGTTTCCGTGGTGCCGACAGGCGGCGTGTCGACGAGGTCATGGAGCGCCTCAACGTGACCGACCTCGGCAGGCGTCACCTAGAGGAGCTCTCCGGTGGACAGCGCCAGCGCGTCTACGTCGCGCAGGGCATGGCGCAGGACCACGACGTGCTGCTTCTCGACGAACCCCTCACCGGGCTCGACATAGTCTCCGCCCGCATCATCGACGACATCATCCACGACGAGACGGACAACGGCCGCACGGTCGTGCTCACCACGCATGACCTGGCGGAGGCCCGCGCCGCCGACCATGTGGTGCTCATGTCAGGGCGGGTGGTGGCCTCCGGGCCGCCGGAGGAGGTGCTCACGGAGGCCCATCTCCGCGACGCCTACAACCTCGGTGAGCTGCACGACCACGGCGGGCTGTTCATCGACAGCCCGCACGAGGAGTGCTAG
- a CDS encoding metal ABC transporter permease — MIDWFLDPFLLGFQQRALVGGLIAAVMSATVGVWLVLRGMSFFGDAFVHGVLPGIAAAVVFDFSPLLGAAVAAAVMVGAVEVIHRHTHLKEDTAIGLLFVGMMALGVVIISRSDSYSGSLTSILFGDALGVSWETIRQQAVLAVVVILGSLLLYRPLMALSFSPVKAESLGMRPKLTHALLLVLIATSVIGSFQAVGTMLVFSLLVAPPATAALLSRSIPTMIAVSALIGAASVVIGLVLSFHLGTAAAATMALVPIAAFLVVMEYRYVRRRFFSREVAA, encoded by the coding sequence GTGATTGATTGGTTTCTTGACCCCTTCCTGCTGGGATTCCAGCAGCGGGCACTCGTCGGTGGGCTCATCGCAGCCGTGATGAGCGCCACCGTCGGCGTGTGGCTCGTGCTGCGCGGCATGAGCTTCTTCGGCGACGCGTTCGTGCACGGAGTGCTGCCGGGCATTGCTGCCGCGGTCGTCTTCGACTTCAGCCCGCTCCTGGGCGCCGCCGTCGCGGCCGCCGTGATGGTCGGTGCGGTGGAGGTGATCCACCGGCACACGCACCTCAAGGAGGACACCGCCATCGGCCTGCTGTTCGTCGGCATGATGGCGCTCGGCGTGGTGATCATCTCGCGCTCCGACTCCTACTCCGGCTCGTTGACCAGCATCCTCTTCGGTGACGCCCTCGGCGTCTCGTGGGAGACGATCCGCCAGCAGGCCGTGCTCGCGGTGGTGGTCATCCTCGGTTCGCTGCTTCTCTACCGTCCGCTCATGGCGCTGTCGTTCTCGCCGGTGAAGGCGGAGTCGCTGGGCATGCGTCCGAAGCTCACCCACGCGCTGCTGCTGGTGCTCATCGCGACGTCCGTGATCGGCAGTTTCCAGGCCGTCGGTACGATGCTCGTCTTCAGCCTGCTCGTCGCCCCGCCGGCGACGGCTGCGCTGCTGTCGCGGTCGATCCCCACGATGATCGCGGTGTCCGCCCTCATCGGTGCGGCCTCGGTGGTCATCGGTCTGGTCCTGTCCTTCCATCTGGGCACGGCCGCCGCCGCGACGATGGCGCTGGTCCCGATCGCCGCGTTCCTGGTCGTCATGGAGTACCGGTACGTGCGGCGCCGCTTCTTCTCCCGGGAGGTGGCGGCATGA
- a CDS encoding metal ABC transporter substrate-binding protein, whose product MRARTTIGLAIASVTALTLSACSDAGKGGATTAAGDDISIVATTTPLGSVVEQIATCAGGTASTLMPVNADPHQFSASSAQVADMVKADLVVANGLGLEGGLDASLQQVAADGTEVFPVAEHVDPLPWGADDHGDHEGHDEHADHDEHEGHGENDGHEGHAHGEFDPHFWLDASRMATAAQTIGDKVADLTGNEKWATCGAEISDELTALDDEIRDALADIPEERRVIVTDHQAYGYFNKAYDFHSAGVVIPGGSTEAQPSSQELAGLADVIRAENVPVIFTNAAVNQRLVDALAAEVGGEVKVVSLYEGSVGPKDGPAADYQGMMRENARLISEALA is encoded by the coding sequence ATGCGGGCACGCACCACCATCGGCCTCGCCATCGCTTCCGTCACCGCCCTCACCCTCAGCGCCTGCTCGGACGCCGGGAAAGGCGGCGCGACCACCGCCGCCGGTGACGACATCTCCATCGTCGCCACCACCACCCCGCTCGGCTCCGTCGTCGAGCAGATCGCCACCTGCGCCGGCGGCACCGCCAGCACCCTCATGCCGGTCAACGCCGACCCGCACCAGTTCTCCGCCTCCTCCGCGCAGGTCGCCGACATGGTCAAGGCCGACCTCGTCGTCGCCAACGGCCTCGGCCTCGAGGGCGGCCTCGACGCCTCCCTCCAGCAGGTCGCCGCCGACGGCACCGAGGTCTTCCCCGTCGCCGAGCACGTCGACCCGCTGCCGTGGGGCGCCGACGACCACGGCGACCACGAGGGGCACGATGAGCACGCTGACCACGACGAACATGAAGGCCACGGCGAAAATGATGGCCACGAGGGCCACGCCCACGGCGAGTTCGACCCGCACTTCTGGCTCGATGCCTCCCGCATGGCCACCGCCGCGCAGACGATCGGCGACAAGGTCGCCGACCTCACAGGCAACGAGAAGTGGGCCACCTGCGGCGCCGAGATCTCCGATGAGCTGACCGCCCTCGACGACGAGATCCGTGACGCGCTGGCCGACATCCCGGAGGAGCGCCGCGTCATCGTCACCGACCACCAGGCGTACGGCTACTTCAACAAGGCCTACGACTTCCACTCCGCCGGCGTCGTCATCCCGGGCGGCTCCACCGAGGCCCAGCCCAGCTCCCAGGAGCTGGCGGGCCTGGCTGACGTCATCCGCGCGGAGAACGTCCCGGTCATCTTCACCAACGCGGCCGTCAACCAGCGCCTGGTCGACGCCCTCGCCGCCGAGGTCGGCGGTGAGGTCAAGGTGGTCTCCCTCTACGAGGGTTCCGTCGGTCCGAAGGACGGGCCGGCCGCCGATTACCAGGGCATGATGAGGGAGAACGCCCGCCTCATCTCCGAGGCGCTGGCCTGA
- a CDS encoding tyramine oxidase subunit B, with protein sequence MSSPYADTPRIDTLWLSEPDMIEAGVTDSAACVETMEETLILLADGDYRMAGASANSHGAQINFPENPEHEGMPADGPDRRFMAMPAYLGGRFRAAGVKWYGSNAENRNHDLPRSIHVFVLNDAVTGAPLAMMSANLLSAYRTGAVPGVGVKHLAVENAEEVGIIGPGVMSRTIFDAALSQRPSIKRVKIKGRSADSTRRVADWFTETYPQLESVTVVDTEQEAIENSDILIAGTSTSPDGPSGFPYFRREWIKPGALILCPAAARFDEDFIRSDEANLVVDYTGLYAEWFNENGPDVTYERLLGIPGNRWWDMTEEGILPKERLVNIGDIAAGRALGRENDEQIFCYSIGGMPVEDVAWAWDVYHNALEKGIGTRLNLWDTPTLK encoded by the coding sequence GTGAGCTCCCCCTACGCAGACACCCCGCGCATCGACACCCTCTGGCTCTCCGAGCCCGACATGATCGAGGCGGGCGTCACCGACTCCGCCGCCTGCGTCGAGACCATGGAGGAGACCCTGATCCTCCTGGCCGACGGCGACTACCGCATGGCCGGTGCCTCCGCGAACTCCCACGGTGCCCAGATCAACTTCCCCGAGAACCCCGAGCACGAGGGCATGCCCGCCGACGGCCCCGACCGCCGCTTCATGGCCATGCCGGCCTACCTCGGTGGCCGCTTCCGCGCCGCCGGCGTGAAGTGGTACGGCTCCAACGCCGAGAACCGCAACCATGACCTGCCGCGTTCCATCCACGTGTTCGTCCTCAACGATGCGGTCACCGGCGCCCCGCTGGCGATGATGTCCGCCAACCTGCTCTCCGCCTACCGCACCGGCGCGGTCCCGGGCGTCGGCGTGAAGCACCTGGCCGTCGAGAACGCCGAGGAGGTCGGCATCATCGGCCCCGGCGTCATGAGCCGCACCATCTTCGACGCCGCCCTCTCCCAGCGTCCGTCGATCAAGCGCGTGAAGATCAAGGGCCGTTCCGCCGACTCCACCCGACGCGTCGCCGACTGGTTCACCGAGACATACCCGCAGCTCGAGTCCGTCACGGTCGTCGACACCGAGCAGGAGGCCATCGAGAACTCCGACATCCTCATCGCCGGCACCTCCACCTCCCCGGACGGTCCCTCGGGCTTCCCGTACTTCAGGCGTGAGTGGATCAAGCCCGGCGCGCTGATCCTGTGCCCGGCCGCGGCGCGCTTCGACGAGGACTTCATCCGCTCCGACGAGGCCAACCTCGTCGTGGACTACACCGGCCTGTACGCCGAGTGGTTCAACGAGAACGGCCCCGACGTCACCTACGAGCGGCTCCTCGGCATCCCCGGCAACCGCTGGTGGGACATGACCGAGGAGGGCATCCTGCCGAAGGAGCGCCTGGTGAACATCGGCGACATCGCCGCCGGCCGTGCCCTGGGCCGCGAGAACGACGAGCAGATCTTCTGCTACTCCATCGGCGGCATGCCCGTGGAGGACGTCGCCTGGGCCTGGGACGTCTACCACAACGCCCTGGAGAAGGGCATCGGCACCAGGCTCAACCTGTGGGACACCCCCACCCTCAAGTAA
- the glnA gene encoding type I glutamate--ammonia ligase, protein MSFQSTTDLIDFMRDEGVEYLDIRFTDVPGTEHALTVPAAALTEETAAEGFAFDGSSIAGFTSVDESDMTLMPDVSTAYVDPFRHRKTVNMQFFVHDPFTREAFSRDPRNIARKAEEYMRASGIADECYIGAEAEFFVFDSVRYSTDVHRSFHQVDSDEGWWNSDAETMIDGSPNLGNKIRVNDGYFPVAPYDKTIPVRDEIAHNLSQVGFEIERFHHEVSTGGIQEVNYRFNTLLHAADDLQKFKYIVKNTADAHGKVATFMPKPLLDDGGCGMHAHQSLWKDGRPLFHDEEGYAGLSETARHYIGGLLAHAPAVLAFTNPTVNSYRRLYSGFEAPVNLVYSQRNRSAAIRIPVTGPSAAAKRIEFRAPDPSGNPYLGFAAQLLAGLDGIKNRIEPGDPVDKDLYELEPEEADKVPRVPHSLESSLYALENDHEFLTEGDVFTEDLIEAYIQLKYDNEINPMRQGPTPKEFELYFNC, encoded by the coding sequence GTGTCCTTCCAGTCCACCACCGACCTGATCGACTTCATGCGCGATGAGGGGGTGGAGTACCTGGACATCCGTTTCACCGATGTCCCCGGCACAGAACACGCGCTGACGGTTCCCGCCGCGGCGCTGACCGAGGAGACCGCGGCGGAGGGCTTCGCCTTCGACGGCTCGTCGATCGCAGGTTTCACCTCGGTCGACGAGTCCGACATGACCCTCATGCCGGACGTCTCGACGGCCTACGTGGACCCCTTCCGTCACCGGAAGACGGTGAACATGCAGTTCTTCGTCCACGACCCCTTCACCCGCGAGGCGTTCTCCCGCGATCCGCGCAACATCGCCCGCAAGGCGGAGGAGTACATGCGTGCCTCCGGCATCGCCGACGAGTGCTACATCGGCGCCGAGGCCGAGTTCTTCGTCTTCGACTCGGTCCGCTACTCCACCGACGTCCACCGTTCCTTCCACCAGGTCGACTCCGACGAGGGCTGGTGGAACTCCGACGCGGAGACCATGATCGACGGTTCCCCGAACCTGGGCAACAAGATCCGCGTCAACGACGGCTACTTCCCCGTCGCCCCCTACGACAAGACGATCCCGGTGCGCGACGAGATCGCGCACAACCTCTCGCAGGTCGGTTTCGAGATCGAGCGTTTCCACCACGAGGTCTCCACGGGTGGCATCCAGGAGGTGAACTACCGCTTCAACACCCTCCTGCACGCGGCGGATGACCTGCAGAAGTTCAAGTACATCGTGAAGAACACCGCCGACGCCCACGGCAAGGTCGCCACCTTCATGCCGAAGCCGCTTCTCGACGACGGCGGCTGCGGCATGCACGCCCACCAGTCCCTGTGGAAGGACGGCCGACCGCTGTTCCACGACGAGGAAGGTTACGCCGGCCTCTCCGAGACCGCCCGCCACTACATCGGTGGCCTGCTGGCCCACGCCCCGGCGGTCCTGGCGTTCACCAACCCGACGGTCAACTCCTACCGTCGCCTCTACTCCGGTTTCGAGGCCCCGGTGAACCTGGTGTACTCCCAGCGCAACCGTTCCGCCGCGATCCGTATCCCGGTGACCGGCCCCTCCGCCGCCGCCAAGCGCATCGAGTTCCGCGCCCCGGACCCCTCCGGCAACCCCTACCTCGGTTTCGCGGCCCAGCTGCTGGCCGGTCTGGACGGCATCAAGAACCGCATCGAGCCGGGCGACCCGGTGGACAAGGACCTCTACGAGCTGGAGCCGGAGGAGGCCGACAAGGTGCCGCGCGTCCCGCACTCCCTGGAGTCCTCGCTGTACGCCCTGGAGAACGACCACGAGTTCCTCACCGAGGGCGACGTGTTCACCGAGGACCTCATCGAGGCCTACATCCAGCTGAAGTACGACAACGAGATCAACCCGATGCGCCAAGGCCCGACGCCGAAGGAGTTCGAGCTCTACTTCAACTGCTAG